The following coding sequences lie in one Danio rerio strain Tuebingen ecotype United States chromosome 3, GRCz12tu, whole genome shotgun sequence genomic window:
- the LOC101884089 gene encoding uncharacterized protein yields MEKTSQPVKKRGKTRSKGKGKSLKKKEKRSDFTCAQCGKSLSCKKTLNYHMRIHTGEKPYTCSQCGESFRYLTSLNKHKRTHTGETPFTCTQCGLSLNCKQSLEMHMRIHTGEKPFTCSQCGKSFSQASSRNRHMIIHNGEKTHECDQCGKAFLRASELKIHLRVHTKEKSYSCSVCGKTFKHLHTLRVHEKTYTGVREFMCFECEKTFITAIALKLHKRTHTEEKPYQCEHCDKSFRLPNTLKAHERIHTGEKPYMCSYCDKRFSRLDSLKSHEKVHTGEKPYKCLLCGKSFSWLLSLKMHEKIHSEEKPHKCANCGKRFRQLRSLKIH; encoded by the coding sequence ATGGAGAAGACAAGCCAACCTGTGAAAAAGAGAGGAAAAACTCGCTCCAAAGGGAAAGGAAAATCACTGAAGAAAAAAGAGAAACGCTCAGATTTCACCTgcgctcagtgtggaaagagtctgtCATGCAAAAAAACTCTGAAttatcacatgaggatccacacaggagagaaaccatacacatgtTCTCAGTGTGGGGAGAGTTTCAGATACTTAACATCTCTTAATAAACACAAGAGGACCCACACGGGAGAGACAccattcacctgcactcagtgtggctTGAGTCTGAATTGCAAACAGAGTCTGGAGatgcacatgaggatccacactggagagaaaccgttcacatgttctcagtgtgggaagagtttcagtcaaGCCTCATCCCGTAATAGACACATGATCATCCACAATGGAGAGAAAACACACGAATGTGACCAATGTGGGAAAGCCTTTTTGAGGGCTTCAGAACTGAAGATTCACCTTAGAGTTCATACAAAGGAGAAATCCTATTCATGCTCTGTGTGTGGAAAGACTTTTAAACACCTCCACACTTTAAGAGTTCATGAGAAGACCTACACTGGAGTGAGAGAGTtcatgtgctttgagtgtgagaaaaCCTTTATTACAGCTATAGCCTTAAAACTGCACAAGAGGACTCACACTGAAGAGAAACCTTACCAGTGTGAACACTGTGACAAGAGTTTTAGACTGCCAAACACCTTGAAAGCGCAtgagagaattcacactggagagaaaccttacatgTGTTCATACTGTGACAAGAGATTCAGTCGGTTAGATTCACTGAAGTCACATGAGAaggttcacactggagagaaaccttacaagtgtttaCTATGTGGGAAGAGCTTCAGTTGGTTACTGAGCCTGAAAATGCATGAGAAGATTCACTCTGAAGAGAAACCTCACAAGTGTGCAAACTGTGGAAAGAGATTCAGACAACTACGAAGCCTGAAAATTCATtaa